Proteins found in one Methanospirillum hungatei JF-1 genomic segment:
- a CDS encoding HEAT repeat domain-containing protein: MLEKILSMIHRHRGYIETGKILFIALLALLALFVSIYVLWESPWTGFRFIYVFIPHLYLIPIVLLALWYPKSGLRLLGVILLSIVAFWIFSDIFGYQFSIAFVMLYTGLDLATIMVLLLYVKDRRLVEAVISDLIERGGRNKDEKVSKFGGDFDAIITALGSGDEHEREDAVEALSELSDPRIVLPLIRTLTDESPFVRRMAVEALGKTGSLKAVQPLMRALADDDRYVREAAAESLGRLGEVAIPDLVRGVQEKDWRIRVGSLIALRVSSGVIPTLDPILERLYDESPYVRREAVKTLGRIGNSLIVPYIIQATKDQDAGVRIRAITALGKIGEREEVIPVISRCMNDPNSAVRVRAREELEKLRGESN, translated from the coding sequence ATGCTTGAGAAAATCCTGTCAATGATTCATCGTCACCGGGGATATATTGAGACAGGAAAGATACTCTTCATTGCTCTTCTGGCTCTTCTTGCATTATTTGTCTCGATATATGTCTTGTGGGAGAGCCCGTGGACCGGCTTTCGGTTTATTTATGTCTTCATACCACACCTCTATCTGATTCCAATAGTTCTCCTGGCCCTCTGGTACCCGAAATCAGGGTTGAGGTTGTTGGGGGTTATTCTCCTGTCTATTGTTGCTTTTTGGATCTTTTCAGATATTTTTGGGTATCAGTTCAGTATTGCCTTTGTCATGCTTTATACGGGTCTTGACCTGGCAACTATCATGGTCCTTTTGTTATATGTGAAGGATCGCAGATTGGTTGAGGCGGTAATATCTGATCTTATCGAACGGGGGGGAAGAAACAAGGATGAGAAAGTATCAAAATTCGGCGGAGATTTTGATGCAATTATCACGGCCTTGGGGAGCGGAGATGAGCATGAACGGGAGGATGCTGTCGAAGCTTTATCTGAACTGTCTGATCCCAGGATAGTACTTCCCCTGATTAGGACATTAACGGATGAAAGTCCGTTTGTCAGAAGAATGGCTGTAGAAGCACTCGGGAAGACAGGTTCTTTGAAAGCGGTGCAACCACTTATGAGGGCACTGGCAGACGATGATCGGTATGTCCGGGAAGCTGCCGCTGAGTCGTTAGGGCGTCTTGGTGAGGTAGCTATTCCTGATTTGGTGAGGGGGGTTCAGGAGAAAGACTGGAGAATCCGGGTCGGATCTCTCATTGCTCTCCGTGTCTCATCCGGAGTGATCCCTACCCTTGATCCTATTCTTGAGCGGTTATATGATGAGTCGCCCTATGTCAGGCGTGAAGCAGTCAAGACACTTGGACGTATTGGCAACTCTCTGATTGTTCCGTATATTATCCAGGCGACAAAAGATCAGGATGCGGGTGTCAGAATTCGGGCGATTACTGCTTTAGGAAAAATTGGTGAGAGAGAAGAGGTTATCCCGGTAATAAGCCGATGTATGAATGATCCCAATAGTGCAGTCAGGGTCAGGGCAAGGGAAGAATTGGAAAAATTGAGAGGAGAATCTAATTGA
- a CDS encoding flagellin: MNNEDGFSGLEAMIVLIAFVVVAAVFAYATLGSGFFVADKAQLSVHEGTKTAAASVYQEGGIYGTMHETTHQLDKLSFTIYVPDEGLDQDLKQMIISYTQSDISNPKDYTWSATVADNSHFFAQGLDLLKEGQNVRIDLADVKGPTNGGWFAVEIRPKQGSTLLIKRWLSEGYNGGVII, from the coding sequence ATGAATAATGAGGATGGGTTTTCTGGACTTGAAGCTATGATTGTTCTGATTGCCTTTGTGGTTGTTGCAGCAGTTTTTGCGTATGCAACGCTCGGATCTGGATTCTTTGTCGCCGACAAAGCCCAGCTATCAGTTCATGAAGGAACAAAAACCGCTGCTGCATCAGTTTATCAAGAAGGGGGAATATATGGGACAATGCATGAAACAACTCATCAGCTCGATAAACTTTCTTTTACCATATATGTCCCGGATGAAGGTTTAGATCAGGATCTGAAGCAGATGATCATCTCATATACCCAGAGTGACATTTCAAATCCAAAAGATTATACCTGGAGCGCAACTGTAGCAGATAATTCACACTTTTTTGCACAAGGGCTTGATTTACTTAAAGAGGGACAAAATGTCCGCATTGATCTAGCAGATGTCAAGGGGCCGACGAATGGGGGGTGGTTTGCTGTTGAGATCCGGCCAAAACAGGGATCCACATTATTAATAAAACGGTGGTTAAGCGAAGGGTATAATGGAGGAGTAATTATATAA